A region of Asterias amurensis chromosome 20, ASM3211899v1 DNA encodes the following proteins:
- the LOC139952595 gene encoding ATP synthase subunit C lysine N-methyltransferase-like encodes MANNGTVHVNKAPSKSRLKGGLIIVGISGAVIGGLYAVATPFVLPAFRKICLPYIPATEKQVTNVFKMLQNSGKAKGSLVDLGSGDGRIVLEAAKMGLQATGYELNPWLVWYSKLTARLQGLQPKAAFYRRDLWKVDLTRYDSAVVFGVPQMMPKLQEKLEKELKDDGVVIACRFPFPDNWEPADSIDEGIDTVWLYKKQQAGASAGDRSCSEQEGERER; translated from the exons ATGGCAAATAACGGAACG GTCCACGTTAACAAAGCTCCTTCGAAAAGTCGCCTGAAAGGAGGTCTCATCATAGTTGGAATATCAGGAGCTGTCATTGGTGGCCTTTATGCAGTAGCAACACCCTTTGTCCTTCCAGCCTTCCGTAAGATATGCTTGCCATATATTCCAGCCACAGAGAAGCAGGTCACCAATGTCTTCAAGATGCTGCAAAACTCTGGCAAGGCTAAAGGGTCTCTTGTAGATCTTGGCAGCGGAGATGGAAGGATT GTACTTGAGGCAGCCAAGATGGGTTTACAAGCCACAGGGTATGAGCTGAATCCGTGGTTAGTCTGGTACTCCAAACTAACAGCACGACTTCAAGGATTACAACCAAAGGCTGCATTCTACAGAAGAGACCTCTGGAAGGTAGATCTTACCAGGTACGACAGCGCCGTCGTTTTCGGAGTTCCGCAAATG ATGCCAAAACTGCAGGAGAAGTTGGAGAAGGAACTTAAGGATGATGGTGTAGTGATTGCCTGCCGCTTTCCATTCCCTGATAATTGGGAGCCTGCAGACTCCATTGACGAAGGCATTGACACTGTGTGGTTGTATAAGAAACAGCAAGCTGGAGCATCTGCTGGTGATAGATCTTGCAGTGAGCAGGAAGGAGAAAGGGAAAGGTGA